A window from Malania oleifera isolate guangnan ecotype guangnan chromosome 7, ASM2987363v1, whole genome shotgun sequence encodes these proteins:
- the LOC131160601 gene encoding protein CPR-5-like → MDVSPPPLQPLLSGAVDSPVNVDHSQREDPITGQSTACRADPTAQTYSGCAGPIKSHQTAAHKRKKKVKQINGSASSTVPSPSSSSSTCSPSLSQGGVRVACKRRNPRVFVGSVRRGERDAQAIALPLGMSIAAVIAQVLESKDTTGERMCVDHLSTICTSAVRESLANVFGDRFNCFVGNFEKSFQSTLKTLRMINESKQIRGRDHSYHLNIESCESDLDSSVFPSEGGPAETSGLSNLQSEEVILPAIETQDQLSTVEEIGESMQTDSVNLELALHQQRSQHAACVSLNALGSQGSVVNQSMLCTFEKSIMEQARSNDLKTYEIGLQMKKLQLKEAQLALNSDSNLLERFKLSMGISKASFKAEKLKNQLEETKHAELLRKCLDFLVAGLIIMCLTLAYGAYVHSYKRITEATAFCKHSEESIFFLLAFINTFSSVIFC, encoded by the exons ATGGACGTTTCTCCTCCTCCCCTACAACCTCTCCTTTCCGGTGCCGTGGATTCCCCTGTCAACGTCGATCACAGCCAACGGGAAGACCCCATCACCGGCCAATCCACCGCCTGTCGTGCTGATCCAACGGCCCAGACGTATTCCGGTTGTGCCGGACCGATCAAGAGCCACCAAACGGCCGCCcacaagaggaagaagaaggtAAAGCAGATCAATGGCTCTGCGTCCTCAACAGTACCCTCACCATCATCTTCTTCGTCTACGTGCTCGCCGTCGTTGTCGCAGGGAGGCGTGCGCGTGGCGTGCAAGCGCCGAAACCCTAGAGTCTTCGTGGGTTCGGTTCGCCGCGGCGAGAGGGACGCCCAGGCCATTGCTCTGCCCCTTGGAATGTCAATTGCAGCCGTCATCGCTCAG GTTTTGGAAAGTAAAGATACAACAGGGGAAAGGATGTGTGTAGATCATCTATCAACG ATCTGCACATCAGCTGTCAGAGAATCTTTAGCCAAT GTTTTTGGGGACAGGTTCAATTGTTTTGTGGGAAATTTTGAGAAATCATTTCAGAGCACCTTGAAAACTCTTAGAATGATCAACGAATCGAAGCAAATCCGAGGAAGAGATCACTCATACCACTTAAATATTGAAAGTTGTGAGTCAGATTTGGATTCCTCTGTGTTTCCTAGTGAAGGAGGCCCTGCAGAGACTTCTGGTTTGAGCAATCTTCAGTCAGAAGAAGTGATTTTACCCGCCATTGAAACGCAAGACCAACTGAGCACTGTAGAAGAGATAGGTGAGAGTATGCAAACAGATTCAGTGAACCTGGAGCTTGCCTTGCATCAACAAAGAAGCCAACATGCGGCTTGTGTTTCTTTAAACGCACTTGGATCTCAGGGCTCTGTTGTTAACCAGTCTATGCTATGCACTTTTGAGAAATCTATCATGGAGCAGGCTCGCTCTAATGACCTCAAAACATATGAGATTGGTCTCCAGATGAAAAAATTGCAACTTAAAGAAGCCCAACTGGCTCTCAACTCTGATTCAAATCTTTTAGAGAGGTTTAAGCTATCTATGGGTATTTCAAAGGCATCCTTTAAAGCCGAGAAACTTAAAAATCAATTAGAGGAAACGAAACATGCCGAGCTTCTTAGAAAGTGTTTAGACTTTCTTGTTGCTGGTTTGATTATTATGTGTCTCACCCTTGCATATGGAGCTTATGTC